The following proteins are co-located in the Fusobacteria bacterium ZRK30 genome:
- a CDS encoding 4Fe-4S binding protein, with the protein MKVKKIRLGIQLGILFLVTMAGILHQKIGGGPNGVASIHALCPFGGIESFYSLVTRGTFIKKTFYSNIILVGGSTFLVITLGRIFCGWICALGTLQDIFGKIGMRFFKKRYHLPKSLDSVLRYLKYIVLVGIIYFTWKTGQLVISSIDPFVAYSHLTAGWEELLNEYLIGFGILLAMLLFSLFYERLFCRYLCPLGAYYAIMGRFSLLKIKRNKNVCVNCKKCDRECPAALEISSVNKINKSECISCMNCVEVCPTAKKSLEIDIMKKKFSGGKLGIIGVTIFFGIILITKGLGIYQTTPESLSGIFKGDPGNIRGWMSIEEVAQGFDIPLKKFYKELGVNIEDLPPETTIKSSEEVLKSVGIDFDHDKIYEIIIPLLKERENKESSE; encoded by the coding sequence ATGAAAGTGAAAAAAATTAGACTAGGGATTCAGTTGGGGATATTATTTCTTGTAACAATGGCTGGAATTTTACATCAAAAAATAGGTGGAGGACCAAATGGTGTGGCTTCAATTCATGCTCTTTGTCCATTTGGTGGAATAGAGAGTTTCTATTCCCTTGTGACGAGGGGTACTTTTATCAAAAAGACATTTTATTCCAATATAATCCTTGTGGGAGGATCTACGTTTTTGGTGATTACTCTGGGAAGGATCTTTTGTGGCTGGATCTGTGCTCTGGGAACTTTGCAGGATATCTTTGGGAAAATAGGAATGCGATTCTTTAAAAAGAGGTATCATCTGCCTAAATCATTGGATAGTGTTCTTCGATACCTAAAATATATAGTTCTCGTTGGTATTATTTATTTTACCTGGAAAACAGGTCAGTTGGTGATCAGTTCTATCGATCCTTTTGTAGCTTATAGCCACCTTACGGCAGGCTGGGAAGAGCTGTTAAATGAATATCTTATTGGATTTGGAATATTGCTGGCAATGCTGCTCTTTTCCCTTTTTTATGAAAGGTTATTCTGCCGGTATCTCTGTCCCCTGGGAGCTTATTACGCAATCATGGGAAGGTTTTCATTGTTAAAAATAAAAAGGAATAAAAATGTCTGTGTGAACTGTAAGAAGTGCGACAGAGAATGTCCTGCAGCACTGGAGATTTCATCTGTAAATAAAATTAACAAGAGTGAATGTATAAGCTGTATGAACTGTGTGGAGGTTTGTCCCACTGCTAAGAAGTCTTTGGAAATAGATATTATGAAGAAAAAATTCAGTGGAGGTAAATTAGGAATAATCGGTGTGACTATCTTCTTTGGGATAATCCTAATAACCAAAGGTCTGGGAATATACCAAACTACGCCAGAGAGTCTGTCTGGAATTTTCAAAGGAGATCCTGGCAATATCAGGGGATGGATGAGTATAGAGGAGGTGGCTCAAGGGTTTGATATTCCGTTGAAGAAATTTTATAAAGAGTTAGGAGTGAATATAGAAGATCTTCCACCTGAAACAACTATAAAAAGCAGTGAAGAGGTACTGAAATCAGTGGGAATTGATTTTGATCATGACAAGATATATGAAATAATAATACCACTTCTCAAAGAAAGGGAGAATAAAGAATCGTCGGAATAA
- a CDS encoding alanine:cation symporter family protein — translation MVDFLNNILWSYVLIVGLIGVGIYFSIKTKFAQFRMIKEMVRLLTEGAADGVKGNKEEKGISSFQAFCISTASRVGTGNMAGVALAIAAGGPGAVFWMWMLALIGSASAFVESTLAQLYKVKDGDAFRGGPAYYMEKALKNRTLGIAFSILITVCFGLIFNSVQSNTIAMAFNGSFGISKTVVAVVLSVLTAVIIFGGVKRIASFVEKVVPVMAVCYVVVATVVIVMNITHIPAVFGMIIDGAFNFKSAAGGALGAALMQGIKRGLFSNEAGMGSAPNAAATATVTHPVKQGLIQALGVFTDTILICSATAFIILLSGYQSLSGDGIQMTQSALSMHLGNFGGIFIAVCIFLFAFSSVIGNYYYGEANIEFMTENKLWLQGYRAAVVMMVLLGGIAGLKVVWGLADLFMGFMALLNLYAILKLGPIAFRLLADYSDQRKQGLDPVLKAETVADLDGVECWTGSETATQKTGQKLKTI, via the coding sequence ATGGTAGATTTTTTAAATAACATTTTATGGTCATATGTATTGATAGTAGGTTTGATAGGTGTGGGGATCTATTTCTCTATAAAAACAAAGTTTGCTCAGTTTAGAATGATAAAGGAGATGGTAAGACTTTTAACTGAAGGAGCAGCAGATGGAGTAAAGGGGAATAAAGAGGAAAAAGGAATATCATCATTTCAGGCTTTTTGTATAAGTACAGCTTCTAGAGTAGGAACCGGGAATATGGCAGGAGTGGCACTGGCTATCGCAGCAGGAGGACCAGGAGCAGTATTCTGGATGTGGATGTTAGCACTTATTGGTTCAGCATCTGCTTTTGTAGAATCTACTCTGGCACAATTATATAAGGTAAAGGATGGAGACGCATTTAGAGGCGGACCTGCATATTATATGGAGAAAGCTCTAAAAAACAGAACATTAGGGATTGCGTTTTCAATATTAATCACAGTATGTTTTGGACTGATCTTCAACTCAGTTCAATCAAATACAATCGCTATGGCGTTTAACGGATCATTTGGAATAAGTAAAACTGTAGTTGCTGTTGTATTATCAGTATTGACTGCTGTTATAATCTTTGGTGGTGTAAAGAGAATAGCAAGTTTCGTAGAGAAGGTAGTTCCTGTAATGGCAGTATGCTATGTAGTTGTTGCAACGGTTGTTATAGTGATGAATATTACTCATATACCGGCAGTATTCGGGATGATTATTGATGGAGCGTTTAACTTTAAATCAGCAGCAGGAGGAGCACTAGGTGCAGCTCTTATGCAGGGAATTAAAAGAGGATTATTTTCTAACGAGGCAGGAATGGGTAGTGCTCCTAATGCGGCAGCTACGGCTACAGTAACTCATCCGGTAAAGCAGGGACTTATCCAGGCATTGGGTGTATTTACAGATACAATATTAATCTGTAGTGCAACAGCATTTATAATCTTATTATCAGGATATCAGTCACTTAGCGGAGACGGGATCCAAATGACTCAGTCAGCACTTAGCATGCATTTAGGAAACTTCGGTGGAATATTTATCGCTGTATGTATCTTCTTATTCGCATTCTCTTCAGTAATTGGGAACTATTATTATGGGGAAGCAAATATCGAGTTTATGACTGAAAATAAATTATGGTTACAAGGATATAGAGCAGCAGTTGTTATGATGGTGTTATTAGGAGGAATTGCAGGGTTAAAAGTAGTATGGGGATTAGCGGATCTATTCATGGGATTCATGGCTTTATTAAACCTATATGCGATCTTAAAGTTAGGTCCTATTGCATTCAGATTATTAGCTGATTACTCAGATCAAAGAAAGCAAGGGTTGGATCCAGTTTTAAAAGCTGAAACAGTGGCAGACTTAGATGGTGTAGAGTGCTGGACTGGTTCTGAAACAGCTACTCAAAAAACAGGACAAAAATTAAAGACTATATAA
- a CDS encoding class I SAM-dependent methyltransferase, translating into MDKEMMEFFFKIHNGDFRGGPGSNLSTERAYNIAKEFLGKNISILDIGAGSGFQTKVLKSLVDGNITAIDRSEIYLEKIKKEVGVKTVNCSMDSLDSSLSHNTFDLIWSEGAIYIMGLENGLKHWKHFLKQGGIIGFSHISWIKDNPPKEILEYWEAEYPQIATLDENKKIIDEAGYEIKDYFILPSTDWMANFYDSMIDRLKELEKEELSEKEKMVMDIHWEEVEMYKRYGDYYGYVFFIISPK; encoded by the coding sequence ATGGATAAGGAGATGATGGAATTCTTTTTTAAGATTCATAATGGAGACTTCAGAGGAGGACCGGGAAGTAATCTATCCACTGAAAGAGCCTATAATATTGCAAAGGAATTTTTAGGAAAGAATATAAGTATACTGGATATAGGAGCCGGATCTGGGTTTCAAACCAAGGTACTAAAGAGTTTGGTGGATGGAAATATTACGGCTATAGATAGATCGGAAATTTATTTGGAGAAGATAAAAAAAGAAGTAGGAGTCAAGACCGTCAATTGTTCCATGGATAGTTTAGACAGCTCTTTATCCCATAATACCTTTGATCTCATATGGAGTGAGGGAGCCATCTATATAATGGGGTTAGAAAATGGGTTGAAACACTGGAAACATTTTTTAAAACAGGGGGGGATTATAGGCTTTTCTCATATCTCATGGATTAAGGATAATCCTCCTAAGGAGATCTTAGAATATTGGGAGGCAGAGTATCCCCAGATAGCGACACTGGATGAAAATAAGAAAATTATAGACGAAGCCGGATATGAGATAAAGGATTATTTTATCCTGCCGTCAACCGACTGGATGGCAAATTTTTATGATAGTATGATTGACAGGCTGAAAGAATTAGAGAAAGAGGAATTATCTGAAAAAGAAAAGATGGTAATGGATATTCACTGGGAGGAGGTAGAGATGTATAAGAGATATGGGGACTACTATGGATATGTATTCTTTATAATCTCTCCTAAATAA
- a CDS encoding porin family protein, which yields MKKVLLGLVALSAVSFAAQGDTYLNARFGGDLGASYTGHELNGVDLLNEDTDGFGGELALEGYKSITDNFDLGLGLAYQFHADRKTQEVSEAGNTGEISGAEYNSLPIYLTAKYNFNLNSEIKPYLKANLGYSFNFGESDLEAKETGVSAGDNEKTSIDVENGLYWAVGGGVEYKNFTVDLMYAVTKAEATANDFYGKEDNDYGRVVLSAGYRFDL from the coding sequence ATGAAAAAAGTATTATTAGGATTAGTAGCATTATCAGCAGTATCGTTTGCTGCACAAGGGGACACATATTTAAATGCAAGATTTGGTGGAGATTTAGGTGCTTCATATACTGGGCACGAGTTAAATGGAGTGGATCTCTTGAATGAGGACACAGACGGATTTGGTGGAGAATTAGCATTAGAAGGTTATAAAAGTATAACTGATAATTTTGATCTAGGTTTAGGTCTGGCATATCAATTCCATGCAGACAGAAAAACTCAAGAAGTTTCTGAAGCAGGGAACACAGGAGAAATTTCAGGAGCAGAGTATAATTCATTACCTATATATTTAACTGCTAAATATAACTTTAATCTTAATTCAGAGATCAAGCCATATTTAAAAGCTAATTTAGGTTATTCATTTAACTTTGGTGAATCTGATTTAGAAGCAAAAGAAACTGGAGTAAGCGCAGGTGACAATGAGAAAACAAGTATAGATGTAGAGAATGGTCTATATTGGGCTGTAGGTGGAGGAGTAGAATATAAAAACTTCACTGTAGACCTAATGTATGCTGTTACTAAAGCAGAAGCTACAGCTAATGACTTTTATGGAAAAGAAGATAACGACTATGGAAGAGTTGTTCTTTCAGCTGGTTACAGATTCGATTTATAA
- a CDS encoding helix-turn-helix domain-containing protein — protein MEGKFGVLEKILSKDLIKNLSIREYNRGEFLLAIDEHKILYLLEGTVYAVRYHDGEKIIHPYFFKPNQFIGINMYLQKDIRDWEMVAATKKVRAVILEEKFLEEHMFNDAKILRFILEGGSGVIRRGGRGYFMRSHGGAKVFFAFILMSNSVEGKMHFLKYNDIAHVLNVGRSMLYKLTGELTEEGCIKKEKNFITILDEEKLKKYYEEYMY, from the coding sequence ATGGAAGGGAAATTTGGGGTTTTGGAAAAAATATTGTCTAAAGATTTGATTAAAAACTTAAGTATCAGGGAATATAATAGGGGAGAATTCTTACTGGCTATAGATGAACATAAAATCTTATATCTCCTTGAGGGAACGGTATACGCTGTGAGATATCATGATGGGGAAAAGATAATTCACCCTTATTTTTTTAAGCCGAATCAATTTATAGGGATAAATATGTACCTGCAAAAAGATATAAGAGATTGGGAGATGGTGGCTGCCACCAAAAAAGTAAGGGCAGTAATATTAGAAGAGAAATTTTTGGAAGAGCATATGTTCAATGATGCCAAGATCCTCAGGTTTATTTTAGAAGGAGGTTCCGGAGTAATAAGAAGAGGGGGAAGGGGATACTTTATGCGCTCCCATGGGGGAGCCAAGGTATTCTTTGCCTTTATACTTATGAGTAATTCGGTAGAGGGGAAGATGCATTTTTTAAAGTATAATGACATTGCCCATGTTCTTAATGTGGGAAGGAGTATGCTCTATAAATTAACCGGTGAGTTAACAGAGGAAGGGTGTATAAAAAAAGAAAAAAATTTTATAACTATATTGGATGAAGAGAAGTTGAAGAAGTATTATGAGGAATATATGTATTAG
- a CDS encoding MFS transporter: MSIYILFYFTFYFTLGASMLYFSQFFETVNISGGQSGMIFAIGSFLAMAFQPVLGYINDKTKKSKEILITITGIIFITLFLMNYINSFVGILILYSFYAIAVFCEMPLMDTVSLSTHYAFGKIRLWGSIGFAVGALVSGKVIELFGSSSFLYLAAVTSIITGIIILKIPVKINSLHEDDEKVDLKKLLTNKKYIVFVMVSMLFLGTNNGHNSYFAVYFKEIGGSMALLGTTIFLMTLSEVPFIGVSTKLISKKGVEFVVTLAVLCMTVRWGVYFLFSKPSVIAGTFLSQGASVGLFFAGANLFIRNIVEKNTLGTAITVFMAAGSLGGMFVQYISGVIIEQYGAVYIYGFFTILAFAALILMFLGKKLKN; this comes from the coding sequence GTGTCGATCTACATATTATTTTACTTTACATTCTACTTTACTTTAGGAGCTAGTATGCTCTATTTCTCCCAATTTTTTGAAACTGTCAATATATCAGGGGGCCAGTCAGGGATGATTTTTGCTATAGGATCATTTTTAGCCATGGCTTTTCAGCCGGTTTTAGGGTATATAAACGATAAGACAAAAAAATCGAAAGAAATTCTGATCACAATTACGGGAATTATTTTTATTACTTTATTCCTGATGAACTATATAAATTCATTTGTAGGGATATTGATTTTATATTCCTTCTATGCAATAGCGGTTTTTTGTGAGATGCCCCTTATGGATACAGTGTCTCTATCTACCCATTATGCCTTTGGAAAGATAAGGTTGTGGGGTTCGATTGGGTTTGCTGTGGGAGCTTTGGTTTCAGGAAAAGTTATAGAGTTATTCGGGTCTTCGTCATTTTTATATTTAGCAGCAGTTACTTCAATTATAACAGGAATAATTATCTTGAAGATCCCTGTGAAAATTAATAGTTTACATGAAGACGATGAAAAGGTAGATTTAAAGAAACTTTTAACCAATAAAAAATATATTGTTTTTGTAATGGTTTCCATGTTATTTTTAGGAACTAACAATGGACACAACAGTTATTTTGCAGTTTATTTTAAAGAGATCGGTGGGTCCATGGCATTATTGGGAACAACGATTTTCCTGATGACCCTCAGTGAAGTACCTTTTATTGGGGTTTCTACAAAATTAATAAGTAAAAAAGGGGTAGAATTTGTAGTTACTTTAGCGGTACTGTGTATGACTGTCAGATGGGGAGTATACTTTTTATTCTCTAAACCATCTGTGATTGCAGGAACTTTTTTATCTCAGGGAGCATCTGTAGGGTTGTTCTTTGCAGGAGCAAATCTATTTATTCGAAATATTGTAGAAAAAAATACCCTGGGGACGGCAATAACGGTATTTATGGCAGCAGGTTCATTAGGAGGGATGTTTGTTCAATATATTTCAGGAGTGATCATAGAGCAATATGGAGCAGTTTATATCTATGGATTTTTTACTATCCTGGCATTTGCAGCCTTGATATTGATGTTTTTAGGAAAAAAATTAAAGAACTAA
- a CDS encoding PhnA protein: MARGYDEAKDRKNKVSLFGKTLVRRSKSTCELCGETGQKLNIFEVGKIEVEPDYDRCIHICDTCMDTIDRLQKADENDLRFLNHAIWSEVNIVKATAIDLIKQIEGKYSWIDDLLDMVYMDEELEEIVEKISKK; this comes from the coding sequence ATGGCAAGAGGATATGATGAGGCAAAGGACAGAAAAAATAAGGTATCATTATTTGGAAAAACATTGGTAAGAAGATCTAAATCAACATGTGAGTTATGTGGTGAAACAGGTCAGAAATTAAATATATTTGAAGTTGGAAAGATAGAGGTAGAACCGGACTATGATAGATGTATCCATATCTGTGATACATGTATGGACACAATAGACAGGTTACAAAAAGCCGATGAAAACGATCTGAGATTTTTAAATCACGCCATTTGGAGTGAGGTAAATATAGTAAAGGCTACAGCAATAGATCTTATAAAACAGATTGAAGGAAAATATTCGTGGATAGATGACCTATTAGACATGGTCTATATGGATGAGGAGTTAGAAGAGATAGTTGAAAAGATAAGCAAGAAGTAA
- a CDS encoding Na+/H+ antiporter NhaC family protein, which translates to MKQENIKASFKGLVPFFVFIGIYLGSGLILQSQGVELAFYQLPAPIAAFAGIVTAFILFKGTINEKFSTFVKGCGHQDIIIMCIIYLLAGAFAGVSKAMGGVDSTVNLGLTYIPAQYIAAGLFIIAGFISTATGTSVGAIVAIAPIAVGLAEKGGLSLPLVLSAVMGGAMFGDNLSIISDTTIAATRTQGVEMKDKFRVNILITAPAAIITIILLIIFGRPEILPEVQNYDFSLIKILPYLFVLGFSLIGMNVFIVLTGGIALSGVIGLIYGNFTILTFSKEVYNGFVGMNEIFLLSFLTGGLAAMVTKAGGIQWLLEKIQKSIRGPKTAQLGIGALVGLTDMAVANNTVAIIINGSIAKKLCRKYEVDPRKSAAILDIFSCIAQGFIPYGAQMLILVGFAGGKVTPLEVMPLLWYQQLLLLAVIVSVHIPFADGLMRKEPWVWEVDAENL; encoded by the coding sequence ATGAAACAAGAAAACATTAAAGCAAGTTTTAAGGGATTGGTACCATTTTTTGTTTTTATTGGAATTTATTTGGGAAGCGGATTGATCTTGCAGTCTCAGGGGGTAGAACTAGCATTTTATCAACTGCCTGCTCCTATAGCGGCCTTTGCCGGAATTGTAACTGCTTTTATTCTTTTTAAAGGCACGATCAATGAAAAATTTAGTACTTTTGTCAAGGGATGTGGTCATCAGGATATAATAATCATGTGTATAATATATCTTCTTGCCGGGGCATTTGCCGGAGTATCCAAGGCCATGGGAGGAGTAGATTCTACTGTTAATTTAGGGCTTACTTATATACCGGCACAATATATTGCAGCTGGATTATTTATCATCGCCGGATTTATCTCTACAGCTACAGGGACTTCTGTGGGTGCTATTGTTGCCATTGCTCCAATTGCTGTAGGATTAGCTGAAAAAGGGGGACTTTCCCTTCCACTAGTACTTTCTGCTGTTATGGGAGGGGCTATGTTTGGAGATAACCTTTCAATAATCTCAGATACGACAATTGCAGCTACGAGAACTCAAGGTGTAGAGATGAAGGATAAGTTTAGGGTAAATATTTTAATTACTGCTCCTGCAGCTATTATTACAATTATCCTTCTAATTATTTTCGGAAGACCTGAAATTCTGCCTGAGGTTCAAAACTATGACTTTAGTCTGATTAAAATTTTGCCATACCTCTTTGTATTGGGATTTTCTCTGATTGGAATGAATGTTTTTATCGTTTTAACTGGAGGGATTGCTCTTTCTGGAGTAATCGGGCTTATTTATGGAAACTTTACTATCCTTACTTTTTCAAAGGAAGTTTACAATGGATTTGTAGGTATGAACGAGATCTTCCTCCTTTCATTTCTTACAGGCGGTTTAGCCGCTATGGTAACTAAAGCCGGCGGAATTCAGTGGCTCCTTGAAAAAATACAGAAGAGTATCAGAGGACCGAAAACAGCTCAATTAGGAATTGGGGCCTTGGTGGGACTTACAGATATGGCTGTAGCAAATAATACTGTTGCAATAATTATAAATGGTTCCATAGCTAAAAAACTCTGCAGGAAATATGAAGTTGACCCGAGAAAAAGTGCCGCTATATTGGATATTTTTTCTTGTATAGCTCAGGGTTTTATCCCCTATGGAGCTCAGATGTTAATTTTAGTAGGTTTTGCAGGGGGAAAAGTAACACCTCTAGAAGTTATGCCTCTATTGTGGTATCAGCAGTTATTGTTATTAGCTGTTATAGTTTCAGTTCATATACCATTTGCTGATGGTCTTATGAGGAAAGAACCATGGGTATGGGAAGTTGATGCAGAAAACCTATAG
- the megL gene encoding methionine gamma-lyase — MKGIQEKGFGTKAIHGGAEKNPFGTLTTPIYQSSTFVFDSAEQGGKRFALEEAGYIYSRLGNPTSSVVEGKLALLEGAEAALATSSGMGAISSTMWTLLKAGDHLLADKTLYGCTYAFLCHGLTKFGIDVEFVDTSDLEAVKKAMKPNTRIVYLETPANPNLKVVDVTAVCEIAHKNEGTKVVVDNTFATPYLQNPIKLGADLVVHSATKYLNGHGDVVAGFVAGDLETVTQIRLIGVKDMTGSVLSPQDAFLMIRGMKTLELRMERHCSNAYEIARFLDDHPMIEKVYYPGLESHEGHEIAKEQMNGFGGIMAFEVKGGIEAGKKLLNSLELCTLAVSLGDTETLIQHPASMTHSPYTREERLASGITDGLVRISVGLEGVNDIIDDLKQGLEKL; from the coding sequence ATGAAAGGGATTCAAGAAAAAGGATTTGGAACAAAGGCGATACATGGAGGAGCAGAAAAAAATCCATTTGGAACATTAACTACACCAATATACCAAAGTTCTACATTTGTATTTGACAGTGCAGAACAAGGTGGTAAAAGGTTTGCTTTAGAAGAAGCAGGATATATTTATTCAAGATTAGGAAACCCTACATCAAGTGTTGTAGAGGGGAAATTAGCATTATTAGAGGGAGCAGAAGCGGCGTTAGCGACTAGTTCAGGAATGGGAGCTATCTCATCTACTATGTGGACATTACTTAAAGCCGGAGATCATTTATTAGCTGACAAAACTTTATACGGGTGTACATATGCTTTTTTGTGTCATGGATTAACTAAATTTGGAATCGATGTAGAATTTGTTGATACTTCTGATTTAGAAGCAGTAAAAAAAGCTATGAAACCTAATACCAGAATAGTTTATTTAGAAACACCAGCAAATCCTAACTTAAAAGTTGTAGATGTAACAGCTGTTTGTGAGATAGCTCATAAAAATGAAGGAACTAAGGTAGTGGTAGACAACACATTTGCAACACCATACCTTCAAAATCCTATAAAATTAGGAGCTGACTTAGTAGTTCATTCAGCAACTAAATATTTAAACGGTCATGGAGACGTAGTAGCAGGATTTGTAGCAGGAGATTTAGAAACAGTAACTCAAATAAGATTAATAGGTGTAAAGGATATGACGGGTTCAGTTCTTAGCCCCCAAGATGCTTTCCTTATGATAAGAGGAATGAAGACTTTAGAACTAAGAATGGAAAGACACTGCAGTAATGCATATGAGATAGCTAGATTCTTAGATGATCATCCTATGATAGAAAAGGTATACTATCCAGGACTTGAATCTCATGAAGGACATGAAATTGCAAAGGAGCAAATGAACGGATTCGGTGGAATAATGGCCTTTGAGGTAAAGGGTGGAATAGAAGCAGGAAAGAAATTATTGAACAGTTTAGAGTTATGTACTTTGGCAGTAAGTTTAGGAGATACAGAAACATTGATCCAGCATCCGGCATCTATGACTCATTCTCCATATACTAGAGAAGAGAGATTGGCATCAGGAATCACAGATGGATTAGTTAGAATATCTGTAGGTTTAGAAGGTGTAAATGATATTATAGATGATTTAAAGCAGGGATTGGAAAAATTATAG
- a CDS encoding PhnA protein, which produces MAKWTGRSKGRKNNVVEFGKELVRRSKSTCELCGESGRSLSVYEVGKTEEDADLERCIHVCDECKNTIKKLNKASENDLRFLNHAIWSEENTVKATALHIISEIENRNRYSWIGDLVDMVYIDNELKEICERMKH; this is translated from the coding sequence ATGGCTAAATGGACAGGGAGAAGCAAGGGAAGAAAAAATAATGTAGTGGAATTCGGAAAAGAATTGGTAAGAAGATCTAAATCAACCTGTGAACTATGTGGGGAATCTGGGAGAAGTCTCAGTGTATATGAAGTTGGAAAAACAGAGGAAGATGCTGACTTAGAAAGATGTATCCATGTATGTGATGAATGTAAAAATACAATAAAAAAATTAAATAAAGCCAGTGAAAATGACCTGAGATTTTTAAATCATGCAATCTGGAGTGAAGAAAATACAGTAAAAGCCACAGCACTTCATATCATTTCTGAGATAGAGAACAGGAATAGATATTCATGGATCGGTGATCTGGTGGATATGGTTTATATAGACAATGAATTAAAAGAGATATGTGAAAGGATGAAACATTAA
- a CDS encoding PHP domain-containing protein, protein MIDLHMHSTFSDGTLTPAQLVERAKQNNIEVMAITDHDNVDGLKEGRIEAEKKGITFVNGIEVSANFMDKDVHILGYFLDLEDKEFLGWLKNLQEKRHNRTLKILKKLSSLGIDISLSEVEGEVLGNVIGRPHIAKMIIKKGFAVTMDEVFDRYLGDGKPAYVPKVGVDMVEVVKKLKANGAVVILAHPHLISHPDDTVINIIDNLVKNGLDGLELYYPNIAPRKKNKLMKTAKKRDLILTGGSDFHGLHRAGIDIGLGNISTEVFQKMVEKKEKIDKNRKYI, encoded by the coding sequence ATGATAGATTTACATATGCATTCTACATTTTCAGATGGGACACTGACTCCTGCACAGCTGGTAGAACGAGCTAAACAAAATAATATAGAGGTCATGGCTATTACTGATCATGACAATGTGGATGGTCTGAAAGAGGGAAGGATAGAGGCAGAAAAAAAGGGGATAACTTTTGTAAATGGAATAGAGGTTTCAGCTAATTTTATGGATAAAGACGTCCATATACTGGGATATTTTTTAGATTTAGAGGATAAAGAATTTTTGGGATGGCTGAAAAATTTACAGGAGAAAAGGCACAATAGAACTTTGAAGATACTGAAAAAATTAAGCAGCTTAGGGATAGACATAAGTTTATCCGAAGTAGAAGGTGAAGTTCTTGGGAATGTAATAGGGCGGCCTCATATAGCTAAGATGATAATAAAAAAAGGTTTTGCAGTTACCATGGATGAAGTATTTGACAGATATTTGGGAGACGGAAAACCTGCATACGTTCCCAAGGTAGGAGTAGATATGGTGGAGGTAGTGAAAAAATTAAAAGCCAATGGAGCTGTAGTTATCTTAGCTCATCCCCATCTGATATCTCATCCAGATGATACAGTGATAAATATAATAGATAATTTGGTAAAAAATGGATTGGACGGGCTGGAATTGTATTATCCGAATATAGCTCCAAGAAAAAAAAATAAACTTATGAAAACCGCTAAAAAAAGGGATCTTATCTTAACTGGAGGTTCTGATTTTCATGGGCTTCATAGGGCAGGGATAGATATAGGACTGGGAAATATTTCTACAGAAGTGTTTCAAAAAATGGTAGAAAAAAAAGAAAAGATTGACAAAAATAGAAAATATATATAA
- the thiS gene encoding sulfur carrier protein ThiS has product MEITLNGEVKKVEAENIYDLIKSLGLDSDGVVILHNDEVIKKDLWSESNLNLKDSVEVLYFVSGG; this is encoded by the coding sequence ATGGAGATAACTTTAAATGGTGAAGTAAAAAAAGTGGAAGCAGAAAATATCTATGATCTGATAAAAAGTTTGGGTCTGGATAGTGATGGTGTGGTAATTTTACACAACGATGAGGTCATAAAAAAGGACCTTTGGTCGGAAAGTAATTTGAATCTAAAAGATAGCGTAGAAGTATTATATTTTGTATCAGGGGGATAG